A single Anopheles arabiensis isolate DONGOLA chromosome X, AaraD3, whole genome shotgun sequence DNA region contains:
- the LOC120906594 gene encoding hornerin: protein MKIILLIAVLLPLAAYAKPASPSLDPTDLADVELLTEDVARIKRSGFGSGSGSFDLLSGLKKTLLSGIGSASASLVAGSSSSSLSSGLGHGSSGGSAGHGSSYGSSSGHSYDKPHEDTHFDGWSLKKSILNTLFQAVKAITGGVTAIKGQLIKGSGYLVSGAGKLIASGGDAVTGVGKKIALSAHLIPPKHSAHPLSKLTGILSASSSGLSGLSGSSSSSSSGHGHGHGDASGESFTSYEGPTSYGHDSSHGALSGPSGPSYIPPSKSSHKAPSHNSYGADLDDHHHHSSYVPAGKYGHSSDVSAHHHEPDHHDHYPTGYGKGHANVVEASDVLRQILNQKIPHHADGFPKKVIAQYEIPSDSNPPPFKPIKGAGYLPPSVYGVPAAGPIDSVTHSHSITTSFGAPSGYSKLHVESSEPGLPSSYDIYRSMALKHGGEAKHHHQDEGLPSPRSKAPWTELGHSASGVSYELLPPKHVSSVELRDLTKQLGNGIELQKSLAYEIADPATRQHHKRRADETNDTTTLTDGGSNRPATATTNT from the exons ATCATTCTGCTGATCGCTGTGTTGCTGCCGCTGGCAGCGTACGCCAAACCCGCCAGCCCGAGCCTGGATCCGACCGACCTGGCCGACGTGGAGCTGCTGACGGAGGACGTGGCGCGCATCAAGCGGTCCGGCTTCGGGTCTGGCAGCGGCTCGTTCGATTTGCTGTCCGGGCTGaagaag ACACTACTGTCGGGCATTGGATCTGCGTCGGCTTCACTGGtcgcaggcagcagcagctcatcgCTCAGCTCCGGTCTGGGGCACGGAAGCAGCGGTGGCAGCGCAGGCCACGGCAGTAGCTACGGCAGCTCGTCCGGACATTCGTATGACAAACCGCAC GAGGACACCCACTTCGATGGCTGGTCGCTGAAGAAGTCGATCCTGAACACGCTGTTCCAGGCGGTGAAGGCCATCACCGGCGGCGTGACCGCCATCAAGGGCCAGCTGATCAAGGGCTCGGGATACCTGGTTAGCGGCGCGGGCAAGCTGATCGCGTCCGGCGGTGACGCCGTCACGGGCGTCGGCAAAAAGATTGCCCTGTCCGCGCACCTGATCCCGCCAAAGCACTCGGCCCACCCGCTGTCCAAGCTGACCGGCATCCTGTCCGCCTCGTCCTCCGGTCTGTCCGGGCTGTCCggctcgtcgtcctcgtcctcctccggcCACGGTCACGGCCATGGAGATGCGTCGGGTGAAA GCTTCACCAGCTACGAAGGCCCAACGAGCTACGGCCATGACTCCTCGCACGGTGCCCTGAGCGGCCCGTCCGGCCCGTCCTACATCCCGCCGTCCAAGAGCTCCCACAAGGCACCGTCGCACAACTCGTACGGTGCGGATCTGGacgaccaccatcatcacagcAGCTACGTGCCGGCCGGCAAGTACGGCCACTCGTCTGACG TGTCGGCGCATCATCACGAGCCGGACCATCACGACCACTACCCGACCGGGTACGGCAAGGGCCACGCGAACGTGGTCGAAGCGTCGGACGTGCTGCGGCAGATACTGAACCAGAAGATACCGCACCATGCGGACGGCTTCCCGAAGAAGGTCATCGCGCAGTACGAGATCCCGTCCGACTCGAACCCGCCGCCGTTCAAGCCGATCAAGGGTGCCGGCTACCTGCCGCCGTCCGTGTACGGTGTGCCGGCCGCCGGTCCGATCGACTCCGTGACGCACTCGCACTCGATCACTACCTCGTTCGGGGCGCCGTCCGGCTACTCGAAGCTGCACGTCGAGTCGAGCGAGCCGGGCCTGCCCAGCTCGTACGACATCTACCGCTCGATGGCGCTGAAGCACGGCGGGGAGGccaagcaccaccaccaggacGAGGGACTGCCGAGTCCCCGGTCGAAGGCGCCGTGGACGGAGCTCGGCCACAGTGCGAGCGGTGTGTCGTACGAGCTGCTGCCGCCCAAGCACGTCTCCTCCGTCGAGCTGCGCGACCTCACCAAGCAGCTCGGCAACGGGATCGAGCTGCAGAAGTCGCTGGCGTACGAGATCGCGGACCCGGCCACCCGGCAGCACCACAAGCGACGCGCCGACGAGACGAACGACACGACCACGCTGACCGACGGTGGCAGCAACCGCCCGGCAACCGCCACCACCAATACGTAG